The following are encoded in a window of Mycobacterium sp. ELW1 genomic DNA:
- a CDS encoding type II toxin-antitoxin system PemK/MazF family toxin yields MASQWRTFQRLAEHLVFNEAPKFIRQLPIAQAVPRTIQQGLKLGLDVLVASATQIDQPAAITAGRPVTDNSVPTAHRARRLVYAPDLDGRADPGEVVWTWVVYEDDPTKGKDRPVLVVGRDRRTLLGLMLSSQAHHAEDRNWMAIGAGGWDYDGRPSWVRLDRVLDVPEEGIRREGAILDQPTFELVAARLRAEYSWS; encoded by the coding sequence ATGGCGTCGCAGTGGAGGACGTTTCAGAGACTCGCGGAGCACCTCGTTTTCAACGAGGCGCCCAAGTTCATTCGGCAGTTGCCGATCGCGCAGGCGGTGCCGCGGACCATCCAGCAGGGCCTCAAGCTGGGCCTCGACGTTCTGGTGGCCAGCGCAACCCAGATAGACCAACCTGCCGCCATCACCGCGGGACGGCCGGTGACCGACAACAGTGTCCCGACCGCGCACCGCGCCCGTCGGCTGGTCTATGCGCCCGATCTCGACGGTCGGGCCGACCCGGGCGAGGTGGTCTGGACCTGGGTGGTCTACGAGGACGACCCGACCAAGGGCAAAGACCGCCCGGTGCTGGTGGTCGGCCGGGACCGCCGGACGCTGCTCGGGCTGATGCTGTCCAGCCAGGCCCACCACGCCGAGGACCGCAACTGGATGGCGATCGGCGCAGGCGGCTGGGATTACGACGGCCGCCCCAGCTGGGTGCGCCTCGACCGGGTGCTCGACGTTCCCGAGGAGGGCATCCGCCGCGAGGGCGCGATCCTGGATCAGCCGACCTTCGAACTGGTCGCAGCGCGGCTGCGCGCGGAATACTCCTGGAGCTAG
- the lepA gene encoding translation elongation factor 4 has product METPEGPLEAPPDQEIPISSFADKTFTAPAQIRNFCIIAHIDHGKSTLADRMLGITGVVADRDMRAQYLDRMDIERERGITIKAQNVRLPWKVGDTDYVLHLIDTPGHVDFTYEVSRALEACEGAVLLVDAAQGIEAQTLANLYLALDRDLTIIPVLNKIDLPAADPDRYAGEIAHIIGCEPDDVLRVSGKTGEGVASLLDEVVRLIPAPVGDADAPARAMIFDSVYDIYRGVVTYVRVVDGKLNPRERIKMMSTGATHELLEVGIVSPEPKPSDGLGVGEVGYLITGVKDVRQSKVGDTVTTARHGATEALTGYREPKPMVYSGLYPVDGSDYPNLREALDKLQLNDAALTYEPETSVALGFGFRCGFLGLLHMEITRERLEREFDLDLISTSPNVVYRVIKDDGSELIVTNPSDWPEGKVREVYEPVVKTTIISPSEFIGTIMELCQSRRGELGGMDYLSPERVELRYTMPLGEIIFDFFDSLKSRTRGYASLDYEESGEQEAALVKVDILLQGEAVDAFSAIVHKDSAQAYGNKMTTKLKELIPRQQFEVPVQAAVGSKIIARENIRAIRKDVLAKCYGGDITRKRKLLEKQKEGKKRMKTIGRVDVPQEAFVAALSTDGGDKAGDKAKK; this is encoded by the coding sequence CTGGAGACACCCGAGGGCCCCCTCGAAGCACCACCCGACCAGGAGATTCCCATCAGCAGCTTCGCCGACAAGACGTTCACCGCGCCGGCGCAGATTCGGAACTTCTGCATCATCGCGCACATCGATCATGGGAAGTCCACACTCGCCGACCGGATGCTCGGCATCACCGGTGTGGTCGCCGACCGCGACATGCGCGCCCAGTACCTCGACCGGATGGACATCGAGCGCGAACGCGGCATCACGATCAAGGCGCAGAACGTGCGGCTGCCCTGGAAAGTGGGGGACACCGATTACGTCCTGCACCTGATCGACACCCCGGGCCACGTTGATTTCACCTACGAGGTGTCGCGCGCGCTGGAGGCCTGCGAGGGTGCGGTGCTGCTGGTGGACGCCGCGCAGGGCATCGAGGCGCAGACGCTGGCCAACCTCTACCTGGCGCTGGACCGCGATCTGACGATCATCCCGGTGCTCAACAAGATCGACCTGCCCGCTGCCGACCCCGATCGGTATGCCGGCGAGATCGCCCACATCATCGGCTGCGAGCCCGATGACGTGCTGCGGGTGTCCGGCAAGACCGGTGAGGGTGTCGCCTCGCTTCTCGACGAGGTGGTCCGGCTGATCCCCGCACCGGTCGGGGACGCCGACGCTCCCGCGCGGGCGATGATCTTCGACTCGGTCTACGACATCTATCGCGGCGTCGTGACGTATGTCCGAGTGGTCGATGGCAAGCTCAACCCGCGCGAGCGGATCAAGATGATGTCCACCGGCGCCACGCACGAACTGCTCGAGGTCGGCATCGTCTCGCCCGAACCAAAACCCAGTGACGGCCTGGGCGTCGGCGAGGTCGGCTACCTCATCACCGGGGTGAAGGACGTCCGTCAGTCCAAGGTCGGTGACACGGTGACGACGGCCCGGCACGGCGCCACCGAGGCGCTGACCGGCTATCGTGAACCCAAACCGATGGTCTATTCCGGCCTGTATCCGGTCGACGGCTCCGACTACCCGAACCTTCGTGAGGCCCTGGACAAGCTGCAGCTCAACGATGCGGCGCTGACCTACGAGCCGGAGACGTCGGTGGCGCTGGGCTTCGGGTTCCGCTGCGGCTTCCTCGGTTTGCTGCACATGGAGATCACCCGGGAACGTCTCGAGCGCGAGTTCGACCTCGACCTGATCTCCACCTCGCCGAACGTCGTGTACCGGGTGATCAAGGACGACGGCAGCGAACTCATCGTGACCAACCCGTCGGACTGGCCGGAGGGCAAGGTCCGCGAGGTCTACGAGCCGGTGGTGAAGACCACCATCATCTCGCCGAGCGAGTTCATCGGCACCATCATGGAGTTGTGCCAGTCGCGGCGCGGCGAACTCGGTGGCATGGACTATCTGTCGCCCGAACGTGTCGAGCTGCGCTACACGATGCCGCTGGGCGAGATCATTTTCGACTTCTTCGATTCGCTGAAATCGCGTACCCGCGGCTATGCCAGCCTGGACTACGAGGAGTCCGGCGAGCAGGAAGCCGCGCTGGTCAAGGTGGACATCCTGCTGCAGGGTGAGGCCGTCGATGCGTTCAGCGCGATCGTGCACAAGGATTCGGCCCAGGCGTACGGCAACAAGATGACCACCAAGCTCAAGGAGCTGATCCCGCGCCAGCAGTTCGAGGTGCCGGTGCAGGCTGCTGTCGGATCGAAAATCATTGCCCGCGAGAACATCCGGGCGATCCGCAAAGACGTGCTCGCGAAGTGCTACGGCGGTGACATCACCCGTAAGCGCAAGCTGCTGGAGAAGCAGAAAGAGGGCAAGAAGCGGATGAAGACCATCGGGCGGGTCGACGTGCCTCAGGAGGCTTTCGTCGCCGCGCTGTCCACCGACGGCGGCGACAAGGCCGGCGACAAGGCAAAGAAGTAG
- a CDS encoding sensor domain-containing protein yields the protein MLTGCASTVDGSAARQDQSVVLRDLAEVLPTGAEVSRAAGNPLSDSEPPTVGGIDVLPNGIRDNAAADPIDCLGPATPFMRVVYEVGDVRRAAWQEFSNFGGGQTVSSVDAGVVQFASDAEAQRMFGAFVSQWKACEGKTVRSALPGPAGAEMRQKVTDVRVDGPVLSATVINSDNQSDASFPTERAIGMAADCVVDVDAAVTGGQRRPSGRAVSLAGTMLDKVTHGR from the coding sequence GTGCTCACGGGCTGTGCGAGCACGGTCGACGGTTCTGCGGCGCGCCAGGACCAGAGCGTTGTCCTGCGTGATCTCGCCGAGGTGTTGCCCACTGGTGCGGAGGTCAGCCGGGCAGCGGGAAATCCGTTGTCCGACAGCGAACCTCCAACCGTCGGTGGGATCGATGTCCTGCCCAACGGAATTCGCGACAACGCCGCCGCCGATCCCATCGACTGTCTTGGACCTGCCACGCCCTTCATGCGCGTGGTGTACGAGGTGGGTGACGTGCGCCGGGCCGCCTGGCAGGAGTTCTCGAACTTCGGTGGCGGCCAAACCGTTTCCAGCGTGGACGCCGGTGTCGTCCAATTTGCATCCGATGCCGAAGCGCAACGGATGTTCGGTGCATTCGTCAGCCAATGGAAGGCATGCGAAGGCAAAACGGTGCGCTCCGCTCTGCCCGGCCCGGCCGGCGCCGAGATGCGTCAGAAGGTCACCGACGTGAGGGTCGATGGTCCGGTGTTGTCGGCGACGGTGATCAACTCCGACAACCAGTCGGACGCGTCGTTCCCCACCGAGCGGGCCATCGGGATGGCGGCCGATTGCGTGGTCGACGTGGACGCTGCGGTCACCGGCGGCCAGCGGCGGCCTTCGGGCCGCGCCGTGAGCTTGGCCGGAACCATGCTGGACAAGGTCACCCACGGACGATGA
- a CDS encoding sensor domain-containing protein, producing the protein MSRVPVFCAAVLFSALLSGCESTVGGTALRGQSAGPASFDVPTLTESDLDRVLLTPGEVNGIMGATGIRMTASSQNMSDNSDGVSDVDCLGAIYGAEQMVYQGSDWSAVRDQVLQEPTTDNAHWVEQIAVLYPSTAKATAFVEKSRTTWQKCGGTSIDIDNSDVHSTWKIDTADVSGDILTQVSTQRNAGGWGCQHALTSASNVVVEAWACSNSIADEARAIAADMVKNAAKK; encoded by the coding sequence GTGAGCCGCGTGCCCGTGTTCTGCGCCGCCGTCCTGTTCAGCGCGCTGCTGTCCGGATGTGAGTCCACCGTCGGGGGAACGGCGCTGCGCGGCCAGAGCGCCGGCCCCGCGTCCTTCGACGTCCCCACCCTCACGGAGTCCGACCTCGACCGGGTGCTGCTCACCCCGGGTGAGGTCAACGGCATCATGGGTGCCACCGGAATCCGGATGACCGCGTCCTCGCAGAACATGAGCGACAACTCCGACGGAGTGTCGGACGTCGACTGCCTCGGGGCGATCTACGGCGCCGAACAGATGGTCTACCAGGGCAGCGACTGGTCCGCGGTCCGCGACCAGGTGCTCCAGGAACCCACGACCGATAATGCGCACTGGGTCGAGCAGATCGCGGTGCTGTACCCGTCGACCGCGAAGGCGACGGCGTTTGTCGAGAAGTCCCGCACCACGTGGCAGAAGTGCGGCGGCACATCGATCGACATCGACAATTCCGACGTGCACTCGACCTGGAAGATCGACACTGCGGATGTGAGTGGCGACATCCTGACCCAGGTCTCCACCCAGCGCAACGCCGGCGGATGGGGCTGCCAGCACGCACTGACCTCAGCGTCCAACGTGGTTGTCGAAGCCTGGGCGTGTAGTAATTCCATCGCCGACGAAGCCAGGGCCATCGCTGCGGATATGGTCAAGAACGCGGCAAAGAAGTAA
- a CDS encoding ANTAR domain-containing protein, translated as MNHRPGETPRRVIDLATGILVGLRGCSERDAFAELVAVVHRTGVGIGSIARALVAIAGSPGDSVPFEAEAFDAWADLLAARANLFEPNLGAAHRF; from the coding sequence ATGAACCATCGCCCCGGCGAAACGCCCCGTCGTGTCATCGATCTGGCCACCGGCATTCTGGTGGGTCTGCGAGGGTGTTCGGAGCGCGACGCATTCGCCGAACTCGTGGCCGTCGTACATCGGACCGGTGTCGGAATCGGCAGCATCGCCCGAGCATTGGTGGCGATCGCCGGATCGCCGGGCGACTCGGTGCCCTTCGAGGCGGAGGCCTTCGACGCGTGGGCTGATCTGCTCGCCGCGCGGGCGAACCTCTTCGAGCCGAATCTGGGTGCTGCACATCGATTTTGA
- a CDS encoding 2-oxoglutarate and iron-dependent oxygenase domain-containing protein, with amino-acid sequence MLPVLDLTDAERDPTGFRSRLREAAHGIGFFYLVGHGVSDAQVDEVLALARAFFALPLEVKNEVSQLKSPQFRGYSRAGGELTNGTMDWREQIDIGPERPAIDGASGYWRLQGPNLWPTRPEGFRAAFERWDAALSEVGLRLLRQWAVSLGAAESTFDAAFADRPATLIKVVHYPGRDDYVQGVGAHKDSGVLTLLLLEPDSTGLQVELADGQWLDVPPMAGAFVVNIGELLEVATGGYLRATRHRVVSPRPGTDRVSIPYFVNPALDATIPIIALPPELATRSRGVTADPDNPIFDTYGENAWKSRTRAHPDVAALHHADLVGPAFRPLVS; translated from the coding sequence GTGCTTCCCGTACTCGACCTGACCGATGCCGAGCGCGATCCCACGGGGTTTCGTTCCCGGCTGCGTGAGGCCGCGCACGGCATCGGGTTCTTCTATCTGGTCGGGCACGGGGTGTCCGATGCTCAGGTCGACGAGGTGCTGGCGCTGGCGCGGGCGTTCTTCGCGCTTCCGCTGGAGGTTAAGAATGAGGTCAGCCAGCTGAAAAGCCCCCAGTTCCGCGGTTATTCGCGGGCCGGGGGAGAGCTGACCAATGGCACGATGGACTGGCGCGAGCAGATCGATATCGGGCCCGAACGCCCCGCCATCGATGGGGCGAGCGGTTATTGGCGACTTCAGGGGCCCAACTTGTGGCCGACCAGGCCGGAGGGGTTCCGCGCCGCCTTCGAACGCTGGGACGCGGCGCTGTCCGAGGTGGGCTTGCGGTTGCTGCGGCAGTGGGCTGTCTCGCTGGGCGCTGCCGAATCGACCTTCGATGCCGCATTCGCCGACAGGCCCGCCACTCTGATCAAGGTCGTTCACTACCCGGGGCGTGACGACTACGTGCAAGGCGTTGGCGCACACAAGGATTCCGGGGTGCTGACGTTGTTGCTGCTCGAGCCGGACTCGACCGGGTTGCAGGTGGAACTGGCCGACGGGCAGTGGCTCGATGTACCACCGATGGCGGGTGCATTCGTGGTCAACATCGGCGAGTTGCTCGAGGTGGCCACGGGGGGATACCTGCGTGCCACTCGGCATCGCGTCGTGTCGCCGCGGCCCGGCACCGATCGGGTGTCGATTCCGTATTTCGTCAACCCGGCACTGGATGCCACGATCCCGATCATCGCCCTGCCGCCCGAACTGGCGACCCGATCGCGCGGGGTGACAGCCGATCCGGACAACCCGATCTTCGACACCTACGGCGAGAACGCCTGGAAGTCGCGCACGCGTGCCCACCCCGACGTCGCAGCGCTGCATCACGCCGATCTCGTCGGCCCGGCCTTTCGGCCGTTGGTCAGCTAG
- a CDS encoding IS481 family transposase has product MVHRNAPLSETGRLRLARCVVEDGWTLRRAAERFQVAVTTAARWARRYRELGEAGMADRSSRPHHSPNQTPTRTERRIIKVRVLRRWGPARIAYLLGLNVSTVHNVLRRYGLAKLRWLDRPTGRVIRRMESASPGDLVHVDVKKVGKIPAGGGWRMLGRSAGNHHSRKDRSIGTGSDRSGRRGYHFLHTAIDAHSRLAYSELLIDERKDTAADFWQRANEWFNACGFTVRKVLTDNGSCYRSHSFRDALGQIEHRRTKPYRPQTNGKVERFHRTLADEWAYARLYTSDAERCAEFPRWLHTYNHHRGHTALGGQPPATRVPNLSGQYS; this is encoded by the coding sequence ATGGTCCACCGTAATGCCCCCTTGTCCGAAACCGGTCGTCTGCGGCTGGCACGTTGCGTTGTCGAGGATGGCTGGACGCTGCGACGGGCGGCCGAGCGGTTCCAGGTTGCGGTCACTACCGCTGCGCGCTGGGCCCGCCGCTACCGCGAACTAGGCGAAGCCGGCATGGCCGACCGCAGCTCACGCCCACATCACAGCCCTAATCAAACCCCCACACGCACCGAGCGGCGCATCATTAAAGTCCGAGTACTTCGACGTTGGGGACCGGCTCGCATTGCTTATCTGCTGGGACTGAATGTCTCGACTGTCCACAACGTGTTGAGGCGCTACGGCCTAGCCAAGCTGCGGTGGCTGGACCGGCCCACCGGGCGAGTTATCCGGCGGATGGAGTCAGCCAGCCCCGGCGACCTGGTGCATGTCGATGTCAAGAAGGTAGGCAAGATCCCGGCTGGCGGCGGATGGCGCATGTTGGGCCGCAGCGCAGGAAATCATCACTCCCGCAAGGACAGAAGCATAGGAACTGGCAGCGACCGTTCCGGGCGGCGTGGTTATCACTTCTTGCACACCGCCATCGACGCTCACTCCCGGCTGGCCTACTCCGAACTGCTAATCGACGAACGCAAAGACACAGCTGCTGACTTCTGGCAAAGGGCTAACGAATGGTTCAACGCATGCGGCTTCACCGTACGGAAAGTGTTGACAGACAACGGCTCCTGTTACCGATCCCACTCATTCCGAGATGCACTCGGGCAGATCGAACATCGTCGAACCAAACCCTATCGACCCCAGACGAACGGCAAGGTGGAGCGATTCCACCGAACCCTTGCCGATGAATGGGCATATGCGCGGCTCTACACCAGCGACGCCGAACGGTGCGCGGAGTTCCCTCGCTGGCTGCATACCTACAATCACCATCGCGGCCACACCGCACTCGGCGGCCAACCACCCGCCACCCGCGTACCTAACCTCTCAGGTCAGTACAGCTAG
- a CDS encoding multidrug effflux MFS transporter, giving the protein MTTATRDDQTHETAISPWLLVVLALLSAVAPVATDLYLPAFPEMTAELQASATAVQLTLTAFLLGLTFGQLLFGPLSDRLGRRNPLIVGALLCVLASVVAATAPNIAILIAARFAQGFTGAAGMVIGRAVISDLAVGKSAGRAFSLMMIVGGVAPVVAPFAGGLLVGPVGWRGILWVVCGLTVAMLVATVAVVRESHPAHRRAELKADAAQGISPWTALRSRAYIANTLAFAFGFSVMMAYISASPFVYQVMVGLTPTQYGVAFGINALGIVSVSALSARLNQRIATAKLLGVGLGLTMAATLVLLGLVLTGAPAWLIPIPIFVAVASQGLILGNATALALAAVPRAAGTGSAGLGALQFGLGAAVSPLVSLGGEHTALPLAIVMVTLAVLALAAFLVGRRASCTDLRG; this is encoded by the coding sequence ATGACGACCGCCACCCGGGACGACCAGACCCACGAGACCGCGATCTCGCCGTGGCTACTGGTGGTACTCGCCCTGCTCAGTGCGGTCGCACCGGTGGCCACCGACCTCTATCTGCCCGCCTTCCCCGAAATGACTGCCGAACTGCAGGCCAGCGCCACGGCCGTGCAGCTGACCCTGACGGCGTTCCTGCTCGGGCTGACGTTCGGGCAATTGCTGTTCGGCCCCCTGTCTGATCGGCTCGGCCGGCGCAACCCGCTGATCGTCGGCGCGCTGCTATGCGTGCTGGCCAGCGTCGTCGCCGCCACCGCCCCGAACATCGCCATCCTCATCGCGGCCCGGTTCGCTCAGGGCTTCACCGGCGCCGCGGGCATGGTCATCGGTCGCGCGGTGATCTCCGACCTCGCCGTCGGCAAGAGCGCCGGGCGGGCGTTCAGCTTGATGATGATCGTCGGCGGCGTGGCGCCGGTGGTCGCACCGTTCGCCGGCGGACTGCTGGTCGGCCCGGTCGGCTGGCGCGGCATCCTCTGGGTGGTCTGCGGCCTCACGGTGGCCATGCTGGTCGCAACCGTGGCCGTGGTGCGCGAGTCACACCCCGCTCATCGCCGAGCCGAACTGAAAGCTGATGCTGCGCAGGGCATCTCACCGTGGACAGCACTACGATCCCGGGCCTATATCGCCAACACGCTGGCCTTCGCATTCGGCTTCTCCGTGATGATGGCCTACATCTCGGCCTCACCGTTCGTCTACCAGGTGATGGTCGGGCTCACCCCGACGCAGTACGGCGTCGCGTTCGGCATCAACGCACTGGGCATCGTCAGCGTCAGCGCGCTGTCGGCGCGGCTGAACCAGCGAATCGCCACCGCGAAGCTGCTGGGTGTGGGCCTGGGCCTGACCATGGCCGCCACGCTGGTCCTCCTCGGCCTGGTCCTCACCGGGGCACCGGCATGGTTGATTCCCATCCCGATCTTCGTGGCCGTCGCATCCCAGGGCCTGATCCTCGGCAATGCCACCGCGCTGGCCCTGGCCGCCGTCCCCCGCGCGGCCGGCACGGGGTCGGCCGGCCTCGGCGCGCTGCAATTCGGACTCGGCGCCGCCGTCTCACCGCTGGTCAGCCTGGGCGGGGAGCACACCGCCCTGCCGCTGGCAATCGTGATGGTGACGCTGGCGGTGCTGGCGTTGGCTGCCTTCCTCGTCGGCCGCCGGGCTAGCTGTACTGACCTGAGAGGTTAG
- a CDS encoding MarR family transcriptional regulator: MDGELADLAEAIIGVARELKLGDYADVVELTASEAHVMRHIDHHPGVTPSDLARATGLQRSNMSTALKSLENRGFVERRADPHDARGVNLYPTDRAADNLKRLRRQWAQLMESGLRGDRQGAMAAKTLLERVEAALMADRLG; this comes from the coding sequence ATGGATGGTGAGTTGGCCGATCTCGCCGAGGCGATCATCGGAGTGGCACGGGAGCTCAAGCTCGGTGATTACGCCGATGTGGTCGAGTTGACGGCGTCGGAAGCGCACGTGATGCGCCATATCGACCACCATCCGGGCGTCACGCCCAGCGACCTCGCCCGGGCAACCGGCCTGCAGCGCAGCAATATGTCCACCGCGCTCAAAAGCCTGGAGAACCGGGGTTTCGTCGAACGCCGCGCCGATCCGCACGACGCCCGCGGCGTGAATCTGTATCCGACCGACCGGGCCGCCGACAACCTCAAGCGCCTACGGCGGCAATGGGCCCAGCTGATGGAAAGCGGTCTACGAGGAGATCGGCAGGGTGCGATGGCCGCCAAGACTCTCCTCGAACGGGTCGAGGCGGCTCTGATGGCCGACCGGCTGGGGTGA
- a CDS encoding glycoside hydrolase family 15 protein, producing MVLQAQPAGENTDAVRVQAPAPLSVTAPVPYASPAALRNPFPPIADYGFLSDCENTCLISSAGAVEWLCVPRPDSPSVFGAILDRGAGHFRLGPYGVSVPAARRYLPGSLILETTWQTHTGWLIVREALVMGPWHDIETRSRTHRRTPMDWDAEHILLRTVRCVSGTVEVVMNCEPSFDYGRVNAAWEYSANAYGEAIARARTDPDANPTLRLTTNLRIGLEGREARARTRLKEGDNVFVALSWSKHPAPQTYEEAADKMWQTSEAWRQWINIGDFPDHPWRSYLQRSALTLKGLTYSPTGALLAASTTSLPETPQGERNWDYRYAWVRDSTFALWGLYTLGLDREADDFFAFIADVSGANNGERHPLQVMYAVGGERELVEEELHHLSGYDNARPVRIGNGAYNQMQHDIWGTMLDSVYLHAKSREQISDQLWPVLKEQVEEAIKHWKEPDRGIWEVRGEPQHFTSSKVMCWVALDRGSKLAELVGEKSYAQQWRAIAEEIKADILTHGVDDRGVLTQRYGDDALDASLLLVPLVRFLPSDDPRVRATVLAIADELTEDGLVLRYRVEETDDGLSGEEGSFTICSFWLVSALVEVGEVSRARHLCERLLSFASPLHLYAEEIEPRTGRHLGNFPQAFTHLALINAVVHVIRAEEEADSTGVFQPANAPM from the coding sequence ATGGTCCTCCAAGCCCAGCCAGCCGGTGAGAACACCGACGCCGTGCGCGTCCAGGCGCCCGCACCGTTGTCCGTGACCGCCCCGGTGCCCTATGCCTCGCCGGCTGCGCTGCGCAACCCGTTCCCGCCGATCGCGGACTACGGCTTCCTCTCCGACTGCGAGAACACCTGCCTGATCTCGTCGGCGGGCGCCGTCGAGTGGCTGTGCGTTCCCCGGCCCGACTCCCCCAGCGTTTTCGGAGCGATCCTGGACCGCGGCGCCGGGCACTTCCGGCTGGGCCCCTACGGGGTGTCGGTTCCGGCAGCCCGCCGCTATCTGCCCGGCAGCCTCATCCTGGAGACCACCTGGCAGACGCACACCGGCTGGCTGATCGTGCGTGAAGCACTCGTGATGGGCCCCTGGCACGACATCGAAACCCGGTCGCGGACGCACCGGCGCACACCGATGGACTGGGATGCCGAGCACATCCTGCTGCGCACGGTGCGCTGTGTGAGCGGCACGGTCGAGGTGGTGATGAACTGCGAGCCGTCCTTCGACTACGGCCGCGTCAATGCCGCCTGGGAGTACTCGGCCAATGCCTACGGCGAGGCGATCGCCCGGGCCAGGACGGATCCCGACGCGAATCCCACGCTGCGGCTGACCACGAACCTGCGCATCGGCCTCGAGGGCCGCGAAGCCCGCGCCCGCACCCGCCTCAAAGAAGGCGACAACGTCTTCGTCGCACTGTCCTGGTCCAAGCACCCGGCGCCGCAGACTTACGAAGAAGCCGCGGACAAGATGTGGCAGACCAGCGAGGCGTGGCGGCAGTGGATCAACATCGGCGATTTCCCGGACCATCCGTGGCGGTCGTATCTGCAGCGCAGCGCGCTCACCCTCAAGGGTCTGACGTACTCACCGACCGGCGCGCTACTGGCCGCCTCCACCACGTCGCTGCCGGAAACGCCTCAGGGCGAACGCAACTGGGACTACCGCTACGCCTGGGTGCGGGACTCGACGTTCGCGTTGTGGGGCCTCTACACCCTCGGCCTGGACCGCGAGGCCGACGACTTCTTTGCCTTCATCGCCGACGTATCGGGCGCCAACAATGGCGAACGTCACCCGCTGCAGGTGATGTATGCCGTCGGCGGGGAACGCGAACTGGTCGAAGAGGAACTGCACCACCTGTCCGGCTACGACAACGCCCGGCCGGTGCGCATCGGCAACGGCGCCTACAACCAGATGCAGCACGACATCTGGGGCACCATGCTGGACTCGGTGTATCTGCACGCCAAGTCGCGTGAGCAGATCTCCGATCAGCTCTGGCCGGTGCTCAAGGAGCAGGTCGAAGAGGCGATCAAACACTGGAAGGAACCCGACCGGGGCATCTGGGAGGTGCGCGGCGAACCGCAGCACTTCACCTCGTCGAAGGTGATGTGCTGGGTGGCGCTGGATCGCGGCTCGAAGCTGGCCGAACTGGTCGGCGAGAAGAGCTACGCGCAGCAATGGCGGGCGATCGCCGAGGAGATCAAAGCCGACATCCTGACGCACGGCGTCGACGACCGCGGGGTGCTCACCCAGCGCTACGGCGACGACGCCCTGGACGCGTCACTGCTGTTGGTGCCGTTGGTACGGTTCCTGCCGTCGGACGACCCGCGGGTGCGGGCCACGGTGCTGGCGATCGCCGACGAGCTCACCGAAGACGGGCTGGTGCTGCGCTACCGCGTCGAGGAGACCGACGATGGCCTGTCCGGCGAGGAGGGGTCGTTCACGATCTGCTCGTTCTGGCTGGTGTCTGCGCTGGTCGAGGTCGGCGAGGTCAGCCGGGCCCGGCATCTGTGCGAGCGGTTGCTGTCCTTTGCCAGCCCGCTGCATCTGTATGCCGAGGAGATCGAACCGCGCACCGGTCGGCACCTGGGCAACTTCCCGCAGGCGTTCACCCACCTGGCGCTGATCAACGCCGTGGTGCACGTGATCCGCGCCGAGGAAGAGGCCGACAGCACCGGGGTGTTCCAGCCGGCCAACGCCCCCATGTAG
- a CDS encoding Ms4533A family Cys-rich leader peptide has protein sequence MHLATGYGEGHILALIAVGPLAVADVACCR, from the coding sequence ATGCATTTGGCGACCGGTTACGGCGAGGGCCATATTTTGGCCCTCATTGCCGTTGGCCCGTTGGCCGTTGCTGATGTTGCATGTTGTCGCTGA